A stretch of Myxococcus hansupus DNA encodes these proteins:
- a CDS encoding hemin-degrading factor has translation MIQTANSESVSEPSRLRQRWQTLREEQPRTRIRDAAEQLGVSEAQLLATGLGETVVRLDLRLDALLPRFESLGRVMSLTRNAHAVHEKRGTWRNIELHGKQGLVLDEEIDLRLFFSRWTFGFALREPHGDGIRRSLQFFDASGMAIHKIYVEEAGREETFDALVKEFTHTEQSPVLDIVPAKAPAAPKPDSEIDANGLREGWRALQDTHEFFMLLNRFGVARTQALRLAQPELTTAVAPSALTWVLEKASAAELPIMIFVGNPGCIQIHTGPVKNVKAMGPWMNVLDPAFNLHVRADNVHSAWVVRKPTRDGVVTSVELFDEAGENIALIFGKRKPGQAESPEWRALAEELAKAIPAQEVA, from the coding sequence ATGATTCAGACCGCGAACTCCGAATCCGTCTCCGAGCCCTCCCGCCTGCGCCAGCGCTGGCAGACCCTGCGTGAGGAGCAGCCCCGTACCCGCATCCGCGACGCCGCGGAGCAACTGGGGGTCAGTGAGGCGCAATTGCTCGCAACCGGCCTGGGCGAGACTGTCGTCCGGCTGGACCTCCGGCTCGACGCACTCCTGCCCCGCTTCGAATCGCTGGGCCGGGTGATGTCCCTCACCCGCAACGCCCACGCCGTGCACGAGAAGCGCGGCACGTGGCGCAACATCGAACTCCACGGCAAGCAGGGACTGGTGCTGGACGAGGAAATCGACCTGCGCCTGTTCTTCTCGCGGTGGACGTTCGGCTTCGCCCTCCGCGAGCCGCACGGTGACGGCATCCGTCGCAGCCTCCAGTTCTTCGACGCGTCGGGCATGGCCATCCACAAGATTTACGTGGAGGAGGCCGGTCGCGAGGAGACCTTCGACGCGCTGGTGAAGGAGTTCACGCACACGGAGCAGTCGCCCGTGTTGGACATCGTTCCGGCCAAGGCCCCCGCGGCCCCGAAGCCGGACAGTGAGATTGACGCCAACGGTCTGCGCGAGGGCTGGCGTGCGCTGCAGGACACGCACGAGTTCTTCATGCTGCTGAACCGCTTCGGCGTGGCGCGCACCCAGGCGCTCCGGCTGGCGCAGCCGGAGCTGACCACCGCGGTGGCGCCGTCCGCGCTGACGTGGGTGCTGGAGAAGGCGTCCGCGGCGGAGCTGCCCATCATGATTTTCGTGGGCAACCCGGGCTGCATCCAGATTCACACCGGCCCGGTGAAGAATGTGAAGGCGATGGGCCCGTGGATGAACGTGCTGGACCCGGCCTTCAACCTCCACGTCCGCGCGGACAACGTCCACTCGGCGTGGGTGGTGCGCAAGCCCACGCGGGACGGCGTCGTCACGTCGGTGGAGCTGTTCGACGAGGCCGGTGAGAACATCGCGCTCATCTTCGGCAAGCGGAAGCCCGGTCAGGCCGAGTCGCCCGAGTGGCGCGCCCTGGCGGAGGAGCTGGCCAAGGCCATTCCCGCGCAGGAGGTGGCGTGA
- a CDS encoding HmuY family protein — translation MSRFASRSSFLGRAAAALLLAGSLSACGDDLSLPPDDTQNPDPNDPQNPDENAPVNGTHITHVSNGDGSYTTTVNATSSAEWIGLDLDNGTQVSKTTDAAWDVAFQRFNILSRGGVSGSGNVAVAVLTETDFAQVTQAPADGYVADAEDGPDRGEDPDSAFNVGDGWYVYDLSTHALSARRNVYVVRSDEGAYFKIAMQSYYDDAGTPGMLSFRWAKVPGPTSGGSAVAQPSAH, via the coding sequence ATGTCCCGCTTCGCTTCCCGTTCCTCGTTCCTGGGCCGCGCCGCCGCCGCCCTGCTGCTGGCCGGCTCGCTGTCCGCTTGTGGCGACGACCTCTCGCTGCCGCCCGATGACACGCAGAACCCGGACCCGAACGACCCCCAGAACCCGGACGAGAACGCGCCGGTGAACGGCACGCACATCACGCACGTGTCCAACGGCGACGGCTCGTACACCACCACGGTGAACGCCACGAGCAGCGCGGAGTGGATTGGCCTGGACCTGGACAATGGCACGCAGGTCAGCAAGACGACGGACGCCGCCTGGGACGTGGCCTTCCAGCGCTTCAACATCCTGTCTCGGGGCGGCGTGAGCGGCAGCGGCAACGTGGCCGTGGCGGTGCTCACCGAGACGGACTTCGCGCAGGTGACGCAGGCGCCCGCGGATGGCTACGTCGCGGACGCCGAGGACGGCCCGGACCGCGGCGAGGACCCGGACAGCGCCTTCAACGTGGGCGACGGCTGGTACGTGTACGACTTGTCGACGCATGCGCTCTCCGCGCGCCGCAACGTTTACGTCGTTCGTTCGGACGAGGGCGCCTACTTCAAGATTGCGATGCAGTCCTACTACGACGACGCCGGCACTCCCGGGATGTTGTCGTTCCGCTGGGCGAAGGTGCCCGGTCCCACCTCGGGCGGTAGCGCTGTCGCGCAGCCGTCCGCGCACTGA
- a CDS encoding TonB-dependent receptor domain-containing protein: MSWRGCLLFVACAMPWSAWGSGSEAPASEVTVREVSAEEASPGVQDAPAGEQVPAAAAQDVPPGEQAVGAEVREVPPGAGGAESDALDVPEARTVVTASRSPERLEDSAVATEVITRSDILASGARDASELLAAHPGLQVTQTFAGATVQLQGLAPEYVLVLVDGERVAGRVAGSVDLSRLSTEDIEQVEIVKGPSSVLYGSDAVAGVVNLITRRARRPLGAELRASYGSMQRLELDATGEAKGEDWGLRLSGGLARRDAYHLDPASIGTTGSSLDGIDASAGGDLRMSDGAALQANATYARRVQRGVDVGVTGAIFDRASRDDSISTRLSPTWTLSDNAKLRVDGAYAWFNRRYLRDQRRSNALDTIEDTREQQGRLGAQLDAKLGGTHAFVAGVEFLGEWLRADRLGEDGIGQRARASLYVQDTWTLVPRLKLTLVPGARVDTDTQFGTALTPRLAARMDPVSWLTLRGSYGWAFRAPGFQEMLLDFENPTVGYMVRGNRDLRPERSRSFNMSVEVKPGESSLFWVSAFQHNLTDMIGVSTEMVGPQQIFTYVNIDRARVRGGEVGVRQQLPGRISAELGYSLTDGRSEDTGLALEGQARHRLTAQASWRHRVSGLEAWVRGALVGPRPFYPDTDGDGIANPYQSSSYLTVDARVGWRMREELQFFVLGTNLANAGNPSDLPIPPRAIQAGISARL; this comes from the coding sequence ATGTCGTGGCGTGGGTGTTTGCTCTTCGTGGCCTGTGCCATGCCTTGGTCGGCGTGGGGCAGTGGCAGTGAAGCGCCGGCCAGTGAGGTGACGGTTCGCGAGGTTTCCGCCGAGGAGGCCTCGCCTGGCGTGCAGGACGCCCCGGCCGGCGAGCAGGTGCCGGCGGCGGCCGCTCAAGACGTTCCTCCCGGCGAACAGGCGGTGGGCGCCGAGGTGCGGGAGGTGCCTCCCGGCGCGGGAGGCGCGGAGTCCGACGCGCTGGATGTCCCCGAAGCGCGCACGGTGGTGACGGCGTCGCGTTCGCCTGAGCGGCTCGAGGACTCGGCGGTGGCCACGGAGGTCATCACCCGTTCGGACATCCTGGCGAGCGGAGCGCGTGACGCGTCGGAGCTGCTGGCCGCGCATCCCGGGCTCCAGGTGACGCAGACCTTCGCGGGCGCCACGGTGCAGCTCCAGGGCCTGGCTCCGGAGTACGTGCTGGTGCTGGTGGACGGTGAGCGCGTCGCGGGCCGCGTGGCCGGCAGCGTGGACCTGTCGCGCCTGTCCACCGAGGACATCGAGCAGGTCGAAATCGTGAAGGGCCCCTCGTCGGTCCTCTACGGCAGTGACGCGGTGGCCGGCGTGGTGAACCTCATCACCCGGCGCGCGCGCCGTCCGCTGGGCGCCGAGCTGCGCGCCTCCTACGGCTCCATGCAGCGGCTGGAGCTGGACGCCACCGGTGAGGCGAAGGGGGAGGACTGGGGCCTGCGGCTGAGCGGCGGCCTCGCCCGGCGCGACGCGTACCACCTGGACCCGGCGAGCATCGGCACCACAGGCAGCAGTCTGGACGGCATCGACGCCTCCGCGGGCGGCGATTTGCGCATGAGCGACGGCGCGGCGCTGCAGGCCAATGCCACCTATGCGCGGCGCGTGCAGCGCGGCGTGGACGTGGGCGTGACGGGCGCCATCTTTGACCGGGCGAGCCGCGACGATTCGATTTCCACGCGCTTGTCGCCCACGTGGACGCTGTCCGACAACGCGAAGCTGCGCGTGGACGGGGCGTATGCGTGGTTCAACCGCCGCTACCTGAGAGATCAGCGCCGCTCCAACGCGCTGGACACCATCGAGGACACGCGCGAGCAGCAGGGCCGCCTGGGCGCGCAGCTCGACGCGAAGCTGGGCGGAACCCACGCCTTCGTCGCGGGCGTGGAGTTCCTGGGCGAGTGGCTCCGGGCGGACCGCCTGGGCGAGGACGGCATTGGCCAGCGCGCCCGCGCGTCGCTCTACGTGCAGGACACCTGGACGCTGGTGCCGCGCCTGAAGCTGACGCTGGTGCCGGGCGCGCGCGTGGACACGGACACGCAGTTCGGCACGGCGCTGACGCCCCGCCTCGCGGCGCGCATGGACCCCGTCTCCTGGCTCACGCTGCGCGGCAGCTACGGCTGGGCGTTCCGGGCGCCGGGCTTCCAGGAGATGCTGCTCGACTTCGAGAACCCCACCGTCGGTTACATGGTGCGCGGCAACCGCGACCTGCGTCCGGAGCGCTCGCGCAGCTTCAACATGTCGGTGGAGGTGAAGCCCGGTGAGTCCTCGCTCTTCTGGGTGAGCGCCTTCCAGCACAACCTGACCGACATGATTGGCGTCTCCACGGAGATGGTCGGTCCGCAGCAGATCTTCACCTACGTGAACATCGACCGGGCGCGCGTGCGCGGCGGTGAGGTGGGCGTGCGTCAGCAGCTCCCCGGGCGCATCTCCGCGGAGCTGGGCTACTCGCTCACCGACGGTCGTTCGGAGGACACGGGGCTGGCGCTGGAGGGCCAGGCGCGTCACCGCCTCACGGCGCAGGCCTCGTGGCGTCACCGCGTATCGGGCCTGGAGGCCTGGGTGCGCGGCGCGCTCGTGGGGCCGCGGCCCTTCTATCCGGACACGGACGGTGACGGCATCGCCAACCCGTACCAGTCCAGCAGCTACCTCACCGTGGATGCCCGCGTGGGCTGGCGCATGCGCGAGGAGCTCCAGTTCTTCGTGCTGGGCACCAACCTCGCGAACGCGGGCAACCCCTCCGACCTCCCCATTCCGCCGCGCGCCATCCAGGCCGGCATCTCCGCGCGGCTCTGA
- a CDS encoding LEA type 2 family protein — translation MRLPSPMFRLAVVLSLCAGCASAPVRPAGPAVLTAQQTLVSAQGLTDATLRYQAQVASPAKGVVERADYELVADGQVVKTGTAKLDVPLEPGVPADIAFEERAPYVKSAQDLTRLSEQGGTLLLALRGTLVVRTGGGHEETIPFAASRAARVPRLPIVVVEELDGARYSAEEVQLNLRLGVRNPNPFPLKLEGLTWTATVAGKTLDSGTLAQADTVDASATGVYPVELTVTPDTWGPEVKALIAKGLLPYGVTGEVTGPLLRVPYSLTGEVKLNVSR, via the coding sequence ATGCGCTTGCCCTCGCCCATGTTCCGACTGGCCGTGGTGCTGTCCCTGTGTGCCGGGTGTGCTTCCGCCCCCGTCCGGCCCGCGGGTCCAGCCGTGCTCACCGCCCAGCAGACCCTCGTGTCCGCCCAGGGCCTCACGGACGCCACCCTGCGTTATCAGGCCCAGGTGGCCAGCCCCGCCAAGGGAGTGGTGGAGCGGGCGGACTACGAGCTCGTCGCCGACGGGCAGGTGGTGAAGACGGGCACGGCGAAGCTGGACGTGCCGCTCGAACCCGGGGTCCCCGCGGACATCGCCTTCGAGGAGCGCGCGCCCTATGTGAAGAGCGCCCAGGATTTGACGCGGCTCAGTGAGCAGGGCGGCACCCTGCTCCTGGCGCTCCGGGGCACGCTGGTGGTGCGCACGGGCGGCGGCCACGAGGAGACGATTCCCTTCGCCGCCAGCCGCGCGGCGCGGGTGCCCAGGCTGCCCATCGTCGTGGTGGAGGAGCTGGACGGGGCGCGCTACTCGGCCGAGGAGGTGCAGCTCAACCTCCGCCTGGGCGTGCGCAACCCCAACCCCTTCCCGCTCAAGCTGGAGGGCCTGACGTGGACGGCCACCGTGGCCGGCAAGACGCTGGACAGCGGCACGCTGGCGCAGGCGGACACCGTGGATGCGTCCGCCACGGGCGTCTATCCGGTGGAGCTGACGGTGACGCCGGACACGTGGGGCCCGGAGGTGAAGGCGCTCATCGCCAAGGGGCTCTTGCCCTACGGCGTGACGGGGGAAGTCACCGGGCCGCTGCTGCGGGTCCCCTACTCGCTGACGGGAGAGGTGAAGCTGAACGTCTCCCGGTAG
- the aat gene encoding leucyl/phenylalanyl-tRNA--protein transferase, which produces MPIYLLSDEHPELFPPPERADKSGVVAVGGDLRPERLLSAYAQGIFPWYSEGEPILWHSPDPRFVLTPDTLHTGRSLRKTMARGVYEVRYDTAFRRVITECGRMPRPGQAGTWITEEMLEAYVALHDAGFAHSVEAWADGELKGGLYGVSLGAAFFGESMFAHAPDASKVAFATAAERFQGWGFHFIDCQVETEHLARFGAVNWPRRRFLAALDKALKEPTRRGKWTEVAPAPI; this is translated from the coding sequence GTGCCCATCTATCTGTTGAGTGACGAGCACCCGGAGCTCTTTCCCCCTCCAGAGCGCGCCGACAAGAGCGGCGTGGTCGCCGTGGGAGGAGACCTGCGACCGGAGCGCCTGCTGTCGGCGTACGCCCAGGGCATCTTCCCCTGGTACAGCGAGGGCGAGCCCATCCTCTGGCACTCGCCGGACCCGCGCTTCGTGCTGACGCCCGACACGCTCCACACGGGCCGCTCGCTGCGCAAGACGATGGCCCGCGGCGTCTACGAGGTGCGTTACGACACGGCCTTCCGGCGCGTCATCACCGAGTGCGGCCGCATGCCCCGGCCCGGCCAGGCGGGCACCTGGATTACGGAGGAGATGCTGGAGGCCTACGTCGCGCTGCACGACGCCGGTTTCGCGCACTCCGTGGAGGCGTGGGCGGACGGCGAGCTCAAGGGCGGCCTGTATGGCGTGTCCCTAGGCGCGGCCTTCTTCGGTGAGAGCATGTTCGCGCACGCGCCGGACGCCTCGAAGGTCGCCTTCGCCACGGCGGCGGAGCGCTTCCAGGGTTGGGGCTTCCACTTCATCGACTGTCAGGTGGAGACGGAGCACCTGGCCCGCTTCGGCGCGGTGAACTGGCCCCGCAGGCGCTTCCTGGCCGCGCTCGACAAGGCGCTGAAGGAGCCCACGCGGCGCGGAAAGTGGACGGAAGTCGCCCCCGCGCCGATTTGA
- a CDS encoding pilus assembly protein N-terminal domain-containing protein → MSARMYAVGALLACLVPALARAWPVDLVVPLEPGKERFHKLDTVDWVQVADASIAEAELLAGSNELLLTGQKEGRTLLLLYARGRFAVWRLTVGSPPPEDPAPKLAAARAACPDLKATSGAERSLSASVKDSACRLALLELLKTDAFVARELELTFELNVLQEQLVSIGEGLQPLGLEARYSGAGVVVSGSASTEGHRKALWELFHRSVGRVPLDDQIQEVKPPEPPDAGAPDAATPAVAAEREIPVEVLPPPKKSRKR, encoded by the coding sequence ATGTCCGCTCGCATGTACGCCGTTGGAGCACTCCTGGCCTGCCTCGTCCCGGCGCTCGCGCGCGCGTGGCCGGTGGACCTGGTCGTCCCGTTGGAGCCCGGGAAGGAGCGCTTCCACAAGCTCGACACCGTGGATTGGGTCCAGGTGGCGGACGCCTCCATCGCCGAGGCGGAGCTGCTGGCTGGGAGCAATGAGCTGTTGCTCACGGGACAGAAGGAAGGGCGGACGCTGCTCCTCTTGTACGCGAGGGGGCGCTTCGCCGTGTGGCGCCTCACCGTGGGCTCGCCGCCGCCAGAGGACCCCGCACCGAAGCTGGCCGCGGCCCGCGCGGCGTGTCCGGACTTGAAGGCGACGAGCGGCGCGGAGCGCTCCCTGAGTGCTTCCGTGAAGGACTCCGCGTGCAGGCTCGCGCTGCTGGAGCTGCTGAAGACGGACGCCTTCGTGGCGCGGGAGCTGGAGCTGACCTTCGAGCTGAACGTCCTCCAGGAGCAGCTCGTGTCGATTGGCGAGGGGCTCCAACCGCTGGGGCTGGAGGCGCGGTACAGCGGCGCGGGCGTGGTGGTGTCGGGCTCGGCGAGCACGGAGGGGCACCGCAAGGCGCTGTGGGAGTTGTTCCACCGCTCCGTGGGCCGCGTGCCGTTGGATGACCAGATTCAGGAGGTGAAGCCGCCCGAGCCTCCCGATGCGGGCGCGCCGGACGCGGCCACGCCCGCGGTGGCGGCCGAGCGCGAGATTCCGGTGGAGGTGCTGCCTCCGCCGAAGAAGTCACGCAAGCGCTGA
- a CDS encoding hemolysin family protein, which yields MPTWTLWVACLALCFVRALVAAAESALYGVSDLRAQELANAQPSRASRRVFRHKTDREAVATALRLGMVLSGFCAAAIGAFVPPRMLDFSRYGEAVWLQLATVTAGALLVGVVATLMDVTMRGLANGSPERWALRLSGLVSLLVAVMYPPMRVAMVVLNLVARTFGRTLRFEPPPPPLEELEKLLAAQAAKNEVDKSAPQLIRSIFELSDKRCRDVMVPRTEVVTVDITVTPEELLRLLAEENHSRIPVYRDDVDHIIGVLHARDIIPLLQHPELIVLHDIIRPAHFVPWMKPIGDLLRDMQKQKIHMAIVVDEYGGFMGVVTLEDILREIVGDIGDEFEVEEKQVEKLADGSFLVDASLEVDGFTQTFGFPLPEGDFDTLGGFLSSMAGHLPDVGERFAYNGWQFVVASKEGPRIDRVRMTRVKSGITTKDGKPTEARDGLAREHGREEQPSAKG from the coding sequence ATGCCTACCTGGACCCTCTGGGTCGCCTGCCTGGCGCTGTGTTTCGTCAGGGCACTCGTCGCCGCGGCGGAGTCCGCGCTCTACGGCGTGTCCGACCTGCGCGCACAGGAACTGGCGAACGCGCAGCCCAGCCGCGCGAGTCGCCGGGTGTTTCGCCACAAGACAGACCGTGAAGCCGTGGCCACGGCCCTCCGCCTGGGCATGGTGCTCAGCGGCTTCTGCGCCGCGGCCATTGGCGCGTTCGTTCCGCCGCGCATGCTGGACTTCAGCCGCTACGGCGAGGCGGTCTGGCTGCAGCTCGCCACCGTCACCGCGGGCGCGCTGCTGGTGGGCGTGGTGGCCACGCTGATGGACGTCACCATGCGCGGGCTGGCCAACGGCAGTCCGGAGCGCTGGGCACTGCGGCTGTCGGGCCTGGTGTCGCTGCTGGTGGCGGTGATGTACCCGCCCATGCGCGTGGCCATGGTGGTGCTCAACCTGGTGGCGCGCACCTTCGGCCGCACGCTGCGCTTCGAGCCGCCGCCTCCGCCGCTGGAGGAGCTGGAGAAGCTGCTGGCGGCGCAGGCCGCGAAGAACGAGGTCGACAAGAGCGCCCCGCAGCTCATCCGCTCCATCTTCGAGCTGTCCGACAAGCGCTGCCGCGACGTCATGGTGCCGCGCACGGAAGTCGTCACGGTGGACATCACCGTCACGCCGGAAGAGCTGCTGCGCCTGCTGGCCGAGGAGAACCACTCCCGCATCCCCGTGTACCGGGATGACGTGGACCACATCATCGGCGTGTTGCACGCGCGCGACATCATCCCCCTGCTCCAGCACCCGGAGCTCATCGTCCTGCACGACATCATCCGCCCGGCGCACTTCGTGCCGTGGATGAAGCCCATTGGCGACCTGCTCCGGGACATGCAGAAGCAGAAGATTCACATGGCCATCGTCGTCGACGAGTACGGCGGCTTCATGGGCGTGGTGACGCTGGAGGACATCCTCCGCGAAATCGTCGGCGACATCGGCGACGAGTTCGAGGTGGAGGAGAAGCAGGTGGAGAAGCTCGCCGACGGCAGCTTCCTGGTGGACGCCTCGCTGGAGGTGGACGGCTTCACCCAGACGTTCGGCTTCCCCCTGCCCGAAGGCGACTTCGACACGCTGGGCGGCTTCCTCTCCTCCATGGCCGGCCACCTGCCGGACGTGGGCGAGCGCTTCGCCTACAACGGCTGGCAGTTCGTGGTGGCCTCCAAGGAAGGCCCCCGCATCGACCGCGTGCGGATGACGCGCGTGAAGTCGGGCATCACCACCAAGGACGGCAAGCCCACCGAGGCGCGCGACGGCCTGGCCCGCGAGCATGGCCGCGAGGAGCAGCCCTCCGCGAAGGGCTGA
- a CDS encoding serine/threonine protein kinase, giving the protein MADAPDLGGYEVVGRLAVGGMAEVYQARARVTTQRSPGEPDEIVIKRLHPSFRSDTAYVKSFVDEAKLTVRLRHPNIVRTYRLFKAGPDYLMVQELVSGRTLGYMQELLMKAGAAMPPESACYIAWCLLKALDYIHRAKVGDNGATIVHRDVNPANLLLGINGDVKLTDFGVAEVEGLMRGDSGALRGTLPYMSPEQVLGLAVDARTDLYAVGIVLWELWAGRRLFAGEHEAELMHKVRDARVPLLSSVSPELPDYAVQVARKALFADRARRFQTAGEFIKALESLARRAGWPLTVEALQPLLGG; this is encoded by the coding sequence GTGGCGGATGCTCCGGACCTGGGTGGTTACGAGGTGGTCGGCCGGTTGGCGGTGGGCGGCATGGCGGAGGTGTACCAGGCGAGAGCCCGGGTCACCACGCAGCGCTCACCCGGTGAACCGGACGAAATTGTCATCAAGCGGCTGCACCCGTCGTTTCGGAGCGATACCGCTTACGTCAAATCCTTCGTCGACGAGGCGAAGCTGACGGTCCGCCTGCGCCATCCGAACATCGTCCGCACCTACCGGCTGTTCAAGGCGGGGCCGGACTATCTGATGGTGCAGGAGCTCGTGAGTGGCCGGACGCTCGGCTACATGCAGGAGCTGCTGATGAAGGCCGGCGCGGCGATGCCGCCCGAGTCCGCCTGCTACATCGCGTGGTGCCTGCTCAAGGCGCTGGACTACATCCACCGGGCGAAGGTGGGGGACAACGGCGCCACCATCGTCCACCGGGACGTGAACCCGGCCAACCTGCTGCTGGGCATCAACGGCGACGTGAAGCTCACCGACTTCGGCGTGGCGGAGGTGGAGGGGCTGATGCGCGGCGACTCCGGCGCGCTGCGCGGCACGCTGCCGTACATGAGCCCGGAGCAGGTGCTGGGCCTGGCGGTGGACGCGCGCACGGACCTGTACGCGGTGGGCATCGTCCTCTGGGAGCTGTGGGCCGGCCGCCGCCTCTTCGCGGGCGAACACGAAGCGGAGTTGATGCACAAGGTGCGCGACGCGCGGGTGCCGCTGTTGTCCTCGGTGTCGCCGGAGCTGCCGGACTACGCGGTGCAGGTGGCGCGCAAGGCGCTCTTCGCGGACCGGGCGCGGCGCTTCCAGACGGCGGGGGAGTTCATCAAGGCGCTGGAGTCCCTGGCGCGGCGCGCGGGTTGGCCCCTGACGGTGGAGGCGCTCCAGCCGCTGCTGGGCGGCTGA
- the glgA gene encoding glycogen synthase GlgA, with product MKVLFISSEVAPFSKTGGLGDVAGALPAALASLGHDVKVVTPRYRDVRGAERLVPTGQSLLLRFPFGELSGPILSARLAERLEVLFLENESLFGNRHGLYGDASGPFADNHRRFAYLCVGALQAAQRLGFIPDIVHANDWQAGLVPVALRRGFQAGPLANAKSVFTIHNLAYQGQFSKDVMGDLGLPWDLFTAHGGLEFHDTVNFLKAGLVFSDALTTVSPTYAREIQTPEQGYGLDGLLRHRAHRLHGILNGIDTQEWNPEADPFLPVRYSASDMAGKAVCKRELLGRFGLEDTRAPVFGFVTRLAWQKGVDLLLEALPAALHADLRVVGVGSGEGPLEDGLRALQARYPKQVSVHLGFDPALSHLVEAGADFFLMPSRYEPCGLNQMYSLRYGTVPIVRATGGLVDTVEGGLDGNGILFEAFHKAALLAAFRRALALYADPPRLAEFRRRGMAKDFSWNASGRRYQALFNDVVAE from the coding sequence ATGAAAGTCCTCTTCATCTCCTCGGAGGTGGCCCCGTTCTCGAAGACGGGGGGCCTGGGGGACGTGGCCGGCGCACTGCCCGCCGCGCTCGCCTCGCTGGGCCATGACGTCAAGGTCGTCACCCCGCGTTACCGTGACGTGAGGGGCGCCGAGCGGCTGGTGCCCACCGGGCAGTCCCTGCTGCTGCGCTTCCCCTTCGGTGAGCTGTCGGGTCCCATCCTCTCCGCCCGCCTGGCCGAGCGGCTGGAGGTGCTCTTCCTGGAGAACGAGTCCCTCTTCGGCAACCGCCACGGCCTCTATGGCGATGCGTCGGGGCCCTTCGCCGACAACCACCGGCGCTTCGCCTATCTGTGCGTGGGCGCGCTCCAGGCGGCGCAGCGGCTGGGCTTCATCCCGGACATCGTCCACGCCAACGACTGGCAGGCGGGGCTGGTGCCCGTGGCGCTGCGGCGCGGCTTCCAGGCGGGGCCGCTGGCGAACGCGAAGAGCGTCTTCACCATCCACAACCTCGCCTACCAGGGGCAGTTCTCCAAGGACGTGATGGGGGACTTGGGGCTGCCCTGGGACTTGTTCACCGCCCACGGCGGGCTCGAGTTCCACGACACCGTGAACTTCCTGAAGGCGGGGCTCGTCTTCTCCGACGCGCTCACCACCGTGTCCCCCACCTACGCCCGGGAAATCCAGACGCCGGAGCAGGGGTACGGGCTGGATGGCCTGTTGCGTCACCGCGCGCACCGGCTCCACGGCATCCTCAACGGCATCGACACGCAGGAGTGGAACCCGGAGGCGGACCCCTTCCTCCCGGTCCGCTACAGCGCGTCGGACATGGCCGGCAAGGCCGTGTGCAAGCGGGAGCTGCTGGGCCGCTTCGGGCTGGAGGACACGCGGGCGCCCGTGTTCGGCTTCGTCACCCGGCTGGCGTGGCAGAAGGGCGTGGACCTGCTCCTGGAGGCGCTGCCGGCCGCGCTGCACGCGGACCTTCGCGTGGTGGGCGTGGGCAGCGGCGAGGGCCCCTTGGAGGACGGGCTGCGGGCGTTGCAGGCCCGTTACCCGAAGCAGGTCTCCGTGCACCTGGGCTTCGACCCCGCGCTGTCCCATCTGGTGGAGGCGGGCGCGGACTTCTTCCTCATGCCCAGCCGCTACGAGCCGTGCGGCCTGAACCAGATGTATTCGCTGCGTTACGGGACGGTGCCCATCGTCCGCGCCACCGGCGGCCTGGTGGACACGGTGGAGGGCGGGCTGGACGGCAACGGCATCCTCTTCGAGGCCTTCCACAAGGCCGCGCTGCTGGCCGCCTTCCGCCGGGCCCTGGCCCTCTACGCGGACCCGCCGCGGCTGGCCGAGTTCCGGCGCCGGGGCATGGCCAAGGACTTCTCCTGGAACGCGTCCGGCCGCCGGTACCAGGCCCTCTTCAACGACGTCGTCGCTGAATAG
- the pdxH gene encoding pyridoxamine 5'-phosphate oxidase yields the protein MRTLTCAPDESTAKVHRCLRPLMLHRVMIPPDPIQRFAELFERAKQAIAVDPNAMVVATVGDDGRPSARVVLLKDFDARGFVFYTNHESRKGREARAHPHAALCFYWQPLNEQVRVEGRVERVTDAEADAYFHSRARGSQVGAWASLQSQPLATREQLEARVAEVEQKYAGQPVPRPPHWSGFRVVPDRIEFWHAQESRLHDRHVYLREGGGWRTEMLYP from the coding sequence GTGCGCACATTGACGTGTGCGCCAGACGAGTCAACCGCGAAGGTGCACCGCTGCCTCCGCCCCCTTATGTTGCACCGCGTGATGATTCCTCCAGACCCCATCCAGCGCTTCGCGGAGCTCTTCGAGCGGGCGAAGCAGGCCATTGCCGTGGACCCCAACGCCATGGTGGTGGCCACCGTGGGGGACGACGGGCGCCCCAGCGCGCGCGTCGTCCTGCTCAAGGACTTCGATGCTCGCGGCTTCGTGTTCTACACGAACCACGAGAGCCGAAAGGGCCGCGAGGCCCGGGCGCATCCGCACGCGGCGCTGTGCTTCTACTGGCAGCCCCTGAACGAACAGGTGCGCGTGGAGGGCCGCGTGGAGCGCGTGACGGACGCGGAGGCGGACGCGTACTTCCACAGTCGCGCGCGGGGCAGCCAGGTGGGCGCGTGGGCCAGCCTGCAGAGCCAGCCGCTGGCGACTCGCGAGCAGTTGGAGGCCCGCGTGGCGGAGGTGGAGCAGAAGTACGCGGGGCAGCCCGTGCCTCGCCCGCCGCACTGGTCCGGCTTCCGCGTGGTGCCGGACCGCATCGAGTTCTGGCACGCCCAGGAGAGCCGGCTCCACGACAGGCACGTGTACCTGCGTGAAGGCGGCGGCTGGCGCACGGAGATGCTCTACCCGTGA